A window of the Desulforapulum autotrophicum HRM2 genome harbors these coding sequences:
- a CDS encoding S66 peptidase family protein: MQQRLPTRLKPGDTIGVCAPSGVFDPALFETGLSHLRGMGFKIELPPGLGEAKGYLAGGDLHRAGIVNALFKSTKIKAILCARGGFGALRVLPHLDFAPLRHAPKFLVGFSDITAILSEGLKQCDFPMIHGPVVTSLARASTRTLDSLFCAMTEPFSGLVLQGGITLRRGRVAGTLKGGNLATLVSMVGTLYSPDFTDSILFLEDTGEPAYKIDRMLTQLCLAGVLAGVRGVVLGTFDRCGDVSKIYDIVTERFDDPMVPILAGLDAGHGEPNLSLPLGVRLILDADRHTLGVAPAGKL, translated from the coding sequence GTGCAACAGCGGTTGCCTACCCGTCTCAAGCCGGGTGACACCATTGGTGTGTGCGCTCCCTCAGGTGTTTTTGATCCGGCTCTCTTTGAAACGGGACTCTCCCACCTCAGGGGCATGGGGTTTAAAATTGAATTGCCCCCCGGGCTTGGTGAGGCAAAGGGATATCTTGCCGGTGGGGATCTGCACAGGGCCGGCATCGTGAATGCTCTTTTTAAAAGCACGAAGATCAAGGCGATTCTCTGTGCCAGGGGCGGGTTTGGTGCTCTCCGGGTGTTACCCCATCTTGACTTCGCCCCTTTGAGACATGCACCAAAATTTCTGGTCGGGTTCAGCGACATTACGGCAATTTTATCGGAAGGGTTAAAGCAATGTGACTTTCCCATGATCCATGGGCCCGTGGTGACCTCCCTTGCCCGGGCTTCAACCCGGACCCTTGATTCGCTGTTCTGCGCAATGACTGAACCGTTTTCAGGCTTGGTGCTGCAAGGAGGGATAACCCTTCGCAGGGGCAGGGTGGCCGGTACGCTTAAGGGCGGAAATCTTGCCACCCTGGTTTCCATGGTCGGGACCTTATATTCACCTGATTTCACTGATTCGATCCTGTTTCTTGAGGATACGGGAGAACCTGCCTACAAGATCGACAGGATGCTGACCCAGCTCTGCCTGGCCGGGGTTCTGGCCGGGGTCCGGGGTGTTGTGCTTGGCACCTTTGACAGGTGTGGGGACGTGTCAAAGATCTATGACATTGTGACTGAACGGTTTGATGATCCCATGGTTCCCATTCTGGCAGGTCTTGATGCGGGCCATGGTGAGCCCAATCTTTCTCTCCCCCTTGGTGTTCGTCTCATCCTTGATGCCGATCGGCACACCCTTGGGGTTGCACCGGCAGGCAAGCTCTGA
- the nhaD gene encoding sodium:proton antiporter NhaD, whose amino-acid sequence MKKSFLLCLALLLAPVLVWASGGEAVHATIDFTKTIYGYLGVGLFVVAYALVPLENTIHLRKSKPVLLAAGIIWVLVALAYLNIGDTHTAHEAIKDSLLEYAELFLFLLAAMTYINAMEERNVFQSLRAFLVSKGFTLRTLFWITGLLAFLISPVADNLTTALLMGAVIMSVGGDNKKFVALACINIVIAANAGGAFSPFGDITTLMVWQKGKVAFHEFFDIFIPSLVNWLLPAICMNFAVEKSTPRALDEKVVMKYGAKVIIGLFLFTIITAVCFHNFLHLPPAAGMMLGLGYLGFWSYHIKRKEGRMLFYDNILGARKKSTAQTSLSVLQGKTHGEITELIEGLPTPAFIVNREHVITHWNKALEDLTGVSAKEKIGTNEQWKPFYAKERLSLADMVLTNGSEDLIDKFYHGKHMVNNFLDSAYDVSNFFPTIGEKGAWLSFTAAPLKDEGGHIVGAIETIEDMNEFQKTTKNFDIMERISRAEWDTLLFFYGVTLCVGGLGQFGYLHLVSAFMYGDLGPTIANSSVGVLSAIVDNIPVMFAVLKMDPVMSHGQWLLVTLTAGVGGSLLSIGSAAGVALMGTARGVYTFGVHLKWAPVIALGYVASILVHLLVNARLM is encoded by the coding sequence ATGAAGAAATCATTTTTGTTGTGCCTTGCCCTGTTACTCGCCCCGGTTCTGGTATGGGCTTCTGGTGGGGAAGCCGTTCATGCGACAATCGATTTTACCAAAACCATTTATGGCTATCTGGGCGTCGGGCTTTTTGTAGTGGCGTATGCCCTCGTACCCCTTGAGAACACCATCCACCTGAGAAAGAGCAAACCGGTTCTCCTCGCTGCCGGTATTATCTGGGTTCTGGTCGCCCTTGCCTATCTTAACATCGGAGACACCCATACGGCCCACGAGGCCATCAAGGACAGTCTGCTCGAGTATGCAGAACTGTTTCTCTTTCTGCTGGCAGCCATGACCTACATCAACGCCATGGAAGAGAGAAATGTATTTCAATCCCTGCGGGCTTTTCTGGTCTCAAAGGGGTTTACCCTGAGGACTCTTTTCTGGATTACCGGGCTTTTGGCCTTTCTCATCTCACCGGTTGCCGACAACCTCACCACAGCCCTTTTAATGGGGGCTGTCATCATGTCTGTAGGTGGTGACAATAAAAAATTTGTTGCCCTGGCATGTATTAACATCGTTATTGCTGCCAATGCCGGAGGGGCCTTTTCTCCATTTGGAGACATCACCACCCTCATGGTCTGGCAAAAGGGTAAGGTTGCCTTCCACGAGTTCTTTGACATTTTTATACCCTCCCTGGTGAACTGGCTTTTGCCGGCCATCTGCATGAACTTTGCCGTTGAAAAGAGCACTCCCAGGGCCTTGGATGAAAAGGTCGTGATGAAGTACGGAGCCAAGGTGATTATCGGGCTATTCCTTTTTACCATCATAACGGCCGTATGCTTTCATAATTTTCTTCACCTTCCCCCGGCAGCGGGTATGATGCTCGGGCTTGGATACCTTGGTTTCTGGAGCTATCATATCAAACGAAAAGAAGGTCGGATGCTCTTTTACGATAATATTCTGGGCGCCAGAAAAAAGAGTACGGCCCAGACATCCCTTTCAGTTCTACAGGGTAAGACCCATGGTGAAATCACTGAGCTTATTGAGGGACTTCCAACCCCAGCCTTTATCGTCAACAGAGAACATGTCATCACCCACTGGAACAAGGCTCTGGAAGATTTGACCGGTGTTTCTGCTAAGGAAAAGATCGGCACAAACGAACAGTGGAAGCCCTTTTACGCCAAGGAACGGCTCTCCCTTGCCGATATGGTTTTGACCAACGGGTCTGAGGATTTGATCGACAAGTTCTACCATGGTAAGCACATGGTCAACAATTTTCTTGATTCTGCCTATGATGTGTCGAATTTTTTTCCCACCATCGGTGAAAAAGGAGCCTGGCTTTCGTTTACGGCAGCCCCTCTCAAGGATGAGGGCGGACATATCGTGGGGGCCATTGAAACCATTGAGGACATGAACGAGTTCCAGAAGACGACCAAAAATTTCGATATCATGGAGCGAATTTCCCGGGCGGAGTGGGACACCCTGCTCTTCTTTTACGGGGTAACCCTCTGTGTCGGCGGTCTGGGTCAGTTCGGTTATCTTCACCTTGTCTCTGCATTCATGTACGGCGATCTTGGCCCCACGATTGCAAACTCCTCTGTGGGAGTTCTTTCAGCCATTGTTGACAACATTCCTGTGATGTTTGCCGTTCTTAAGATGGACCCTGTGATGTCCCACGGCCAATGGCTGCTTGTCACCCTGACCGCCGGAGTGGGCGGAAGTCTGCTTTCCATCGGGTCTGCGGCAGGTGTTGCCCTCATGGGAACGGCCAGGGGGGTCTATACCTTTGGTGTCCATCTGAAATGGGCCCCGGTCATTGCCCTTGGCTATGTGGCCAGCATCCTGGTGCATCTCCTGGTAAATGCAAGATTGATGTAA
- a CDS encoding Crp/Fnr family transcriptional regulator: MVTRDELRKNIILEYLTDEMLDELSIITIVIKAKKGTVIYTEGDSAQNVYMLKSGKVLLEQKISPTISVMVNSIDPGESFGWAFLLDKGSNALTATCNEDCEIYMINRDVVLDLMDKDQSLGFMMMKQLSAVLKRRLDQRTIQFLNSVKSHPDIKGLEEC; this comes from the coding sequence ATGGTAACAAGGGATGAGTTAAGAAAAAATATTATCCTCGAATATCTGACCGACGAAATGCTCGATGAGTTGTCGATCATAACCATTGTCATCAAGGCTAAAAAGGGGACTGTGATCTATACGGAGGGTGATTCTGCCCAGAATGTTTACATGCTCAAGTCCGGAAAGGTTTTGCTTGAGCAGAAAATATCACCGACAATCTCGGTGATGGTTAATTCCATTGATCCGGGAGAATCATTTGGCTGGGCATTCCTTCTTGACAAGGGCTCCAATGCCCTGACCGCCACCTGTAATGAGGATTGCGAAATCTACATGATCAACCGGGATGTAGTCCTTGATCTTATGGACAAGGATCAATCCCTTGGGTTCATGATGATGAAGCAGCTTTCTGCCGTACTCAAGCGCCGACTTGACCAGAGAACGATTCAGTTTCTGAATTCGGTCAAAAGCCATCCTGATATCAAAGGGCTCGAAGAGTGCTGA
- a CDS encoding Na(+)/H(+) antiporter subunit D codes for MSNVMPPFVIFILGALVIPFLNERVRSVYVVALPVVGFINLLLIPVDTLMTVNFLDYQLTLVRIDRLSLAFGYIFHIAAFVTAIYILHVRKNLEYVAGFIYSGAALGAIFAGDLFTFFVFWETLTVGSVMLIWARCTKRSSSAGFRYLMIHVTGGLSLLAGIVMMVNETGSIAFGNIGLTGLSSWLIFFGFGVNCAWPFLHTWLTDAYPEATIGGTVFLSAFTTKTAVYALARAYPGTELLIWIGVVMAAFPIFFAVIENDLRRVLAYSLVNQVGFMVVGIGIGTELAINGAVAHAFNDILFKGLLFMSMGAVMYRTGKINATDLGGLYKSMPWTAGFCIVGAASISAFPLFSGFVSKSMVMSAAGEGHMVGVWLVLLFASAGVFHHAGIKIPFFAFFGHDAGHRVKEAPKHMLIAMGITAFLCIFNGTFYKPLYAVLPYPALYEPYTLSHVVTQTELLFYSALAFTLLLLSGIYPAEIRAVNIDFDWFYRKPLNAFVNGVALCLNGFNRTMDRLLVRELTGAVNEVATNAMAIVAWAIMSPFVKKGVPLGPGQGSLKTRVDLAFATGTSPVGLFAACAGLFIVMLFVFI; via the coding sequence GGTGATTCCTTTTTTAAATGAAAGGGTTCGCTCGGTTTACGTGGTAGCACTTCCCGTGGTTGGTTTCATCAATCTTCTTCTCATTCCGGTCGACACCCTGATGACCGTCAATTTCCTCGACTATCAGCTTACCCTGGTCCGCATCGACCGGTTGAGCCTGGCCTTTGGCTATATCTTCCACATTGCCGCCTTTGTCACGGCCATCTATATTCTCCATGTCCGCAAGAACCTTGAATATGTGGCAGGCTTTATCTATTCCGGCGCAGCCCTTGGGGCGATCTTTGCGGGGGATCTTTTTACTTTTTTTGTGTTCTGGGAAACCCTGACCGTTGGGTCGGTCATGCTCATATGGGCAAGGTGCACTAAACGATCGTCCTCCGCAGGATTCAGATATCTCATGATCCATGTCACAGGAGGGCTTTCGCTGCTTGCCGGCATCGTCATGATGGTCAATGAAACCGGCTCCATCGCCTTTGGTAATATTGGACTGACAGGGCTCTCTTCCTGGCTGATCTTCTTTGGATTTGGCGTCAACTGTGCCTGGCCGTTTCTACACACCTGGCTCACCGACGCCTATCCCGAGGCCACCATTGGCGGCACGGTTTTTTTGAGTGCATTTACCACCAAAACGGCGGTTTATGCCCTGGCCAGGGCCTATCCCGGCACCGAGCTTCTCATCTGGATTGGGGTGGTCATGGCCGCCTTTCCCATCTTTTTTGCCGTGATAGAGAACGATCTTCGGCGGGTACTTGCCTACAGCCTTGTAAACCAGGTTGGGTTCATGGTGGTGGGTATTGGAATCGGTACCGAGCTTGCCATTAACGGGGCCGTGGCCCATGCCTTTAACGACATTCTTTTTAAGGGGCTTTTGTTCATGTCCATGGGGGCCGTGATGTACCGCACTGGCAAGATTAATGCCACGGACCTTGGTGGGCTCTACAAATCCATGCCCTGGACTGCGGGCTTCTGCATTGTAGGTGCCGCATCCATCTCGGCTTTTCCCCTGTTCAGCGGTTTTGTCAGTAAATCCATGGTCATGTCGGCGGCAGGCGAAGGACACATGGTGGGTGTCTGGCTCGTTCTGCTCTTTGCCTCGGCAGGTGTGTTCCACCACGCTGGCATAAAGATTCCTTTTTTTGCATTTTTCGGACACGATGCCGGCCATCGGGTTAAAGAGGCGCCAAAACACATGTTGATTGCCATGGGTATAACGGCCTTTCTCTGTATTTTTAATGGCACCTTTTACAAACCTCTGTACGCTGTTCTGCCCTATCCGGCCCTGTATGAGCCCTATACCCTTTCCCATGTGGTAACCCAGACCGAACTCCTTTTCTATTCGGCACTGGCCTTTACCCTGCTGCTTTTGTCGGGTATCTATCCTGCGGAAATAAGGGCCGTCAATATTGATTTTGACTGGTTCTACCGAAAGCCTCTGAACGCCTTTGTCAATGGCGTTGCTCTTTGTCTCAACGGGTTTAACAGGACCATGGACCGTCTGCTGGTCAGGGAGTTGACCGGTGCCGTAAACGAGGTTGCAACAAATGCCATGGCAATCGTTGCCTGGGCCATAATGTCACCCTTTGTGAAAAAGGGTGTCCCTCTGGGACCAGGCCAGGGTTCTCTCAAGACCCGTGTGGACCTTGCATTTGCAACCGGGACATCTCCCGTGGGACTGTTTGCCGCCTGCGCAGGTCTTTTTATTGTGATGCTCTTTGTGTTTATCTAA